A window of Candidatus Jidaibacter acanthamoeba genomic DNA:
TTGCAACTAATCAAGTCATATATCAAGCCGGCAGAGATTATAAAGGGTATGGTAATACTATATTTAGCATAAGGGGAGTAAATATTACCGCTGAGGGTAATATAGAAATCCAAGCAACCACCAGCCAAGCTACAAATGAAGATTATAAAAAGAAAAAGAATACTTTTGGAAGTAAGTCCGTACATAAGTTCCAAACAGTGAGCGAAACCTCAGAAGCTTATATAGGAAGTTCTGGGGAAGTAAATCTTAACAGTAAGGGTTTATGCCGATTTGAAGGGAGCTCAGTAAATGCAGCTGGAAAAGTTACCATAAAGTGTAAAGGAGGAGCTGAGTTTTTAGCCCACCAAGTAAAGAATGAAGTCCACATATATGTAAAAAGCAGAGGAATATCCCCAACCGGAACACTGGTTGATTTAGTGAAAAGCGATGATCCCGCCGGTACTTTGCTGGATAATATAGGAATAGTGAAAGGAATAAAGGATCTGCTAAACATGCAGAGTCCGACTGATCTTGCACCATTTATGAAGCTAGGAGCAGAAGTATATGGTTTATCTAAGAAATACCAGCTTTTTACCTCTTCAAACGGAGCTAATCCATTTTATAAATTAAACGGGACTCCGCTTGATGTGAAAGCAGGGTTGGTAGCGGCAATACTTGATAGTGTGATAAATATTGGAATAAAGATAGGAACCAGCAAGAGTGAAGATCATATAGTTCAGATTACTAACCACCCGACCGTATTTAGAGGAGAAGATCTAGAGATGGAGATAGGAGGAGATGCTAAGTTTAGGGGAGCACAATTTGAGTTTGAGAATGAAGTTAACGCTACTATTAAGGGTAAAGCTGAATTTGAAAGTGTGAAGAATGAATTTCATCATGATCATAGCAGTGAAGAGAGTGGTGTTAGTGTGAGTGTAGGCTTTAGCGGAATAAATGTAGGGGTATATGCTAGCGAAAGTGAAGGTAAAAGAGAAAAGGTTGAACATGTAGCAAGTTCCATTAAGGGAAAGCTAGTTAATCTGGTAGTGGGAGAAGATCTAAGTC
This region includes:
- a CDS encoding hemagglutinin repeat-containing protein codes for the protein MYSLNGSIVIKGTKGTFGGHLFQKAKTDITHQAVNYHYFITNVPAQFNQWGYTHHSYGLYQVVNGELDFNVNNDFVRVTESNSINDIGVNIKINNGSMLSKSGAYIIKQPLKNVIHTLPYLSGSNCPPYIVPKNIGYQCDITSTYYNSLERRLTTFGGKYYINGNEYETAKLDIISEGITEHINGIIKKVAGRDIIERTLHTIAVVKNIKGKDYRSKHHEIYADKNEVFATNQVIYQAGRDYKGYGNTIFSIRGVNITAEGNIEIQATTSQATNEDYKKKKNTFGSKSVHKFQTVSETSEAYIGSSGEVNLNSKGLCRFEGSSVNAAGKVTIKCKGGAEFLAHQVKNEVHIYVKSRGISPTGTLVDLVKSDDPAGTLLDNIGIVKGIKDLLNMQSPTDLAPFMKLGAEVYGLSKKYQLFTSSNGANPFYKLNGTPLDVKAGLVAAILDSVINIGIKIGTSKSEDHIVQITNHPTVFRGEDLEMEIGGDAKFRGAQFEFENEVNATIKGKAEFESVKNEFHHDHSSEESGVSVSVGFSGINVGVYASESEGKREKVEHVASSIKGKLVNLVVGEDLS